The proteins below come from a single Streptomyces sp. B3I8 genomic window:
- a CDS encoding AraC family transcriptional regulator, whose protein sequence is MGEGRERARHWRYEELPGVDLLRARYVDKRFVRHTHEQFVIAAVVEGVEVFHHGGADQYVGPGSLALVNPDTPHTGRAGVPEGWRYGAVYPSADLVAEIAGETTVLRGTPGFVRPVLDDPYAAGLVHQVLRAVDEGNPLAADTLLRVVVTRLLRRNGGALPQRAVRTAGDRLAARARAVLEERLAEPPTLERLAAELGTGPFALLRAFRDAYGMPPHAWLTDARVRAARRLLDAGVAPAEAAVVVGFTDQPHLGRHFTRIVGVPPGAYRRERKNVQDFGAGGP, encoded by the coding sequence ATGGGTGAGGGCAGGGAGCGGGCGCGGCACTGGCGGTACGAGGAGTTGCCGGGGGTCGATCTGCTGCGTGCGCGTTATGTCGACAAGCGGTTCGTGCGGCATACCCATGAGCAGTTCGTCATCGCGGCCGTCGTCGAGGGCGTCGAGGTGTTCCACCACGGCGGTGCCGACCAGTACGTGGGCCCCGGTTCCCTCGCGCTCGTCAATCCGGACACCCCGCACACCGGGCGCGCCGGAGTGCCCGAGGGGTGGCGGTACGGGGCGGTCTATCCGTCGGCGGATCTTGTGGCCGAGATCGCCGGCGAGACGACCGTGCTCCGCGGCACGCCGGGGTTCGTCAGGCCCGTGCTGGACGATCCGTACGCGGCCGGTCTCGTGCACCAGGTGCTGCGCGCGGTCGACGAGGGCAATCCGCTGGCCGCCGACACGCTGCTGCGGGTCGTGGTGACACGGCTGCTCCGACGGAACGGCGGAGCGCTGCCGCAGCGGGCCGTGCGGACGGCGGGCGACCGGCTGGCCGCACGCGCGCGTGCCGTCCTGGAGGAACGGCTGGCCGAGCCGCCGACCCTGGAGAGGCTCGCCGCGGAACTGGGCACGGGTCCGTTCGCGCTGCTGCGGGCCTTCCGCGACGCCTATGGGATGCCGCCCCACGCCTGGCTCACCGACGCGCGCGTGCGTGCGGCTCGTCGGCTGCTGGACGCCGGTGTCGCGCCCGCCGAGGCGGCCGTTGTCGTCGGCTTCACCGACCAGCCGCACCTCGGCCGGCACTTCACCCGGATCGTGGGGGTGCCGCCGGGGGCGTACCGGCGGGAGCGCAAAAACGTACAAGATTTCGGGGCGGGCGGTCCGTAG
- a CDS encoding DUF3046 domain-containing protein: protein MRLTVFWQRMSEHFGAGYADTFAHDHVMAELGGRTVHEALDAGWDAKDVWRVVCTAMDVPQERR, encoded by the coding sequence ATGCGGTTGACGGTTTTCTGGCAGCGGATGTCGGAGCATTTCGGTGCGGGGTACGCCGACACCTTCGCGCACGACCACGTGATGGCGGAGCTCGGCGGCCGCACGGTCCACGAGGCGCTGGACGCGGGCTGGGACGCCAAGGACGTATGGCGCGTGGTGTGCACGGCGATGGACGTCCCCCAGGAGCGGCGCTGA
- a CDS encoding AzlC family ABC transporter permease yields MAEQTVFVDRGADGKPDAAVVRDALGVGIAVGLSGFAFGVTSAGSGMTLAQTCVLSLLVFTGASQFALVGALAAGSNPFTAAAGAFFLSVRNAFYGLRLSQLLSLPRVVRPFAAQWVIDETTAVSLAQPSRRAARLGFTVTGLSLYVLWNVTTLLGALGAEAIGDTGAWGLDAAGPAVFLALLAPMLRTATERVVAGLAVLLGLGLLPVLPAGVPVLAAALAAPLVLFLTGRRGSARPGGEGR; encoded by the coding sequence GTGGCAGAACAGACAGTTTTCGTGGACAGAGGGGCGGACGGGAAACCCGATGCCGCCGTCGTCCGTGACGCCCTGGGCGTCGGAATCGCCGTCGGTCTCTCCGGGTTCGCCTTCGGAGTGACCTCGGCCGGCAGCGGGATGACGCTTGCGCAGACCTGCGTACTGAGCCTCCTGGTGTTCACGGGAGCCTCCCAGTTCGCCCTGGTGGGCGCGCTCGCGGCCGGGAGCAACCCGTTCACCGCGGCCGCCGGGGCCTTCTTCCTGAGTGTGCGCAACGCCTTCTACGGGCTGCGGCTGTCGCAGTTGCTGTCCCTCCCCCGCGTGGTGCGTCCGTTCGCCGCCCAATGGGTCATCGACGAGACGACCGCCGTCTCGCTCGCCCAGCCCTCCCGGCGGGCCGCCCGCCTCGGGTTCACGGTCACCGGGCTCAGTCTCTACGTGTTGTGGAACGTGACCACCCTGCTCGGCGCGCTGGGTGCGGAGGCCATCGGCGACACCGGCGCGTGGGGGCTCGACGCCGCCGGTCCCGCCGTCTTCCTCGCGTTGCTCGCCCCCATGCTGCGGACCGCCACCGAGCGTGTCGTGGCGGGCCTCGCCGTGCTGCTGGGGCTCGGGCTGCTGCCCGTGCTGCCCGCCGGTGTGCCGGTGCTGGCGGCCGCGCTCGCCGCCCCGCTGGTGCTCTTCCTGACGGGCAGGCGAGGATCCGCGCGGCCGGGAGGCGAGGGGCGGTGA
- a CDS encoding AzlD domain-containing protein, giving the protein MNVWLAIVATAVGAYAVKLAGLLVPEGVLERPVVRRLAALLPVALLAALTAQQTFADGRVLVLDARAAGLAAAAVALVLRAPFLLVVAAAVVVTAGVRAMTG; this is encoded by the coding sequence GTGAACGTCTGGCTCGCCATCGTGGCGACCGCGGTCGGGGCCTACGCCGTCAAGCTCGCCGGGCTGCTGGTGCCCGAGGGCGTCCTGGAGCGGCCCGTCGTGCGGCGGCTGGCCGCCCTGCTGCCCGTCGCCCTGCTGGCCGCCCTCACGGCCCAGCAGACGTTCGCCGACGGCCGTGTGCTGGTCCTGGACGCCCGCGCGGCCGGGCTCGCCGCGGCCGCCGTCGCCCTGGTGCTGCGTGCCCCCTTCCTGCTCGTGGTCGCCGCCGCCGTGGTCGTCACGGCGGGGGTGCGGGCGATGACGGGCTGA
- a CDS encoding AI-2E family transporter — MAPTDETAQVPPHPAPADPPRPPAPPPEGAAGRPARMPRWLPRAMVLALALIAAFQLGSWAFHQLTGLLINILIAFFLALAIEPAVSWMAHHGLRRGLATFLVFLGLMLLTAGFVVLLGSMLAGQIIKIIEGFPEYLDSLIQWVNTTFHTELRRVDVQNNLVHSDWLRKYVQNSATGVLDVSAQVLGGLFRLLTITLFSFYFAADGPRLRRGLCSVMPPARQAEVLRAWEIAVDKTGGYLYSRGLMALISGVAHYVLLQALEIPYAPVLAVWVGLVSQFIPTIGTYLAGALPMLIAFTVNPWYALWVLGFVVVYQQFENYMLQPKLTARSVDIHPAVAFGSVIAGTALLGAVGALIAIPAIATLQAFLGAYVKRYDVTDDPRVHGHRNRRPPGGLSRGLRRIRAARRTAGPRGDSEPRGDA, encoded by the coding sequence GTGGCCCCGACTGACGAGACCGCGCAGGTCCCCCCGCACCCGGCGCCGGCCGATCCGCCCCGGCCGCCCGCACCGCCGCCCGAGGGCGCGGCCGGGCGGCCCGCCCGCATGCCGCGCTGGCTGCCCCGCGCGATGGTGCTGGCCCTCGCCCTGATCGCCGCCTTCCAGCTCGGCAGCTGGGCCTTCCACCAGCTCACAGGGCTGCTCATCAACATCCTGATCGCCTTCTTCCTCGCGCTCGCCATAGAGCCCGCGGTGAGCTGGATGGCCCACCACGGCCTGAGACGGGGGCTGGCCACCTTCCTGGTCTTCCTCGGTCTGATGCTCCTGACCGCGGGGTTCGTCGTCCTGCTGGGGTCGATGCTCGCCGGGCAGATCATCAAGATCATCGAGGGTTTCCCGGAATACCTGGACTCACTCATCCAGTGGGTCAACACCACGTTCCACACCGAACTCAGACGGGTCGACGTCCAGAACAACCTCGTGCACTCCGACTGGCTGCGGAAGTACGTGCAGAACAGCGCCACGGGCGTGCTGGACGTTTCCGCACAGGTGCTGGGTGGCCTCTTCAGGCTGCTGACGATCACCCTGTTCTCGTTCTACTTCGCGGCCGACGGGCCCCGGCTGCGGCGCGGCCTGTGCTCGGTGATGCCGCCCGCCCGGCAGGCGGAGGTGCTGCGTGCCTGGGAGATAGCAGTCGACAAGACCGGCGGCTATCTGTACTCGCGCGGCCTCATGGCACTGATCTCGGGCGTCGCGCACTACGTCCTGCTGCAGGCGCTGGAGATCCCCTACGCGCCCGTGCTCGCCGTCTGGGTCGGTCTCGTGTCGCAGTTCATCCCGACCATCGGCACGTACCTCGCGGGCGCCCTGCCCATGCTGATCGCGTTCACCGTCAACCCCTGGTACGCGCTGTGGGTGCTGGGGTTCGTCGTGGTGTACCAGCAGTTCGAGAACTACATGCTGCAGCCGAAGCTGACCGCGAGGTCCGTGGACATCCATCCCGCGGTCGCGTTCGGGTCGGTCATCGCGGGCACCGCGCTGCTCGGCGCCGTCGGCGCGCTGATCGCCATTCCGGCGATCGCCACACTGCAGGCGTTCCTGGGCGCCTACGTGAAGCGGTACGACGTCACGGACGACCCCCGCGTCCACGGGCACCGCAACCGCCGC